In Sphingomonas sp. R1, a single genomic region encodes these proteins:
- the dapD gene encoding 2,3,4,5-tetrahydropyridine-2,6-dicarboxylate N-succinyltransferase has protein sequence MTDLAATIDAAWEDRANLSFATTGAVRDAVAEALNLLDRGEARVAEPVDGGWQVNQWLKKAVLLSFRLNDNVVVPGPEGTAWFDKVPSKFTGWDEAAYRAAGFRAVPGSIVRHGAHIAKGAVLMPSFVNIGAYVGEGTMVDTWTTVGSCAQIGKNVHLSGGVGIGGVLEPLQADPVIIGDGAFIGARSEVAEGVRVGEGAVLSMGVYLGASTKIVDRATGQVYRGEVPPYAVVVPGTLPSEDGKPGLYCAVIVKTVDAQTRSKTGINELLRD, from the coding sequence ATGACCGATCTCGCCGCGACGATCGACGCCGCCTGGGAAGACCGCGCGAACCTGAGCTTCGCCACCACCGGCGCGGTGCGCGATGCCGTTGCCGAAGCGCTGAACCTGCTCGATCGCGGCGAGGCTCGCGTCGCCGAGCCGGTGGACGGCGGCTGGCAGGTCAACCAGTGGCTCAAGAAGGCGGTGCTGCTCAGCTTCCGCCTCAACGACAATGTCGTCGTCCCTGGCCCCGAAGGCACCGCCTGGTTCGACAAGGTGCCCTCGAAGTTCACCGGCTGGGATGAGGCCGCCTACCGCGCCGCGGGCTTCCGCGCGGTGCCGGGCAGCATCGTCCGCCACGGCGCACACATCGCCAAGGGCGCGGTGCTGATGCCCAGCTTCGTCAATATCGGCGCCTATGTCGGCGAAGGCACCATGGTCGATACCTGGACCACGGTCGGCAGCTGCGCGCAGATCGGCAAGAACGTCCACCTTTCGGGCGGCGTCGGCATCGGCGGCGTGCTCGAGCCGTTGCAGGCCGATCCCGTCATCATCGGCGACGGCGCGTTCATCGGCGCGCGCTCCGAAGTGGCCGAGGGCGTGCGAGTCGGCGAGGGTGCCGTGCTCTCGATGGGCGTCTATCTCGGCGCCTCGACCAAGATCGTCGACCGCGCGACCGGCCAGGTCTATCGCGGCGAAGTGCCCCCCTATGCGGTGGTGGTGCCCGGCACGCTGCCGTCCGAGGACGGCAAGCCAGGCCTATACTGCGCGGTCATCGTCAAGACCGTCGACGCACAGACCCGCAGCAAGACCGGCATCAACGAGCTGCTGCGCGACTGA